In the genome of Candidatus Saccharibacteria bacterium, one region contains:
- a CDS encoding GspE/PulE family protein, producing the protein MSVLSSATQKQVEDNLVKDGDITADALKAAKAKAETAKKPLFGLLVEDGLVDNEVLTKAMAQASKIPYVNLTNARINPDILMLLPQDIAERYMAVPLGEMQNRLVVAMLDADNVQAVDFLANKIGRPLKVYAASEEGIRRVLKQYDARLDTQVTDVLEGNQAGKKQADQDTDGGKSDKTQDKIKTIVQDSPISKALSAIMEYAAKNRASDIHIEPTEHELKIRCRIDGVLREIMKLPKNTEAALVSRIKILASLKIDEHRTPQDGQFTIMVEDRPIDLRIAISPVVWGEQVVIRLLDKSGTSFKLEDMGYHGRALRTIRKGLERSNGMVLTSGPTGSGKSTSLYALIQEIKNDAVNIVTLEDPVEYKMEGINQIQVNPEVGLNFASGLRSILRQDPDIVMVGEIRDSETATLAVQAALTGHLVFSTLHTNSAAGILPRLLDMEIEPFLIASTVHTVIGQRLVRRLTEEKEERQATKAEVEAINSTVGHLLPKTEADVKQVAEDLGYESLPLSGQNAYTLFEGKESPETPGGYKGRMGLYEVFDVSEEIQEHILKRSTSSDIQRTAQKQGMITMREDGYLKALAGYTSINEVNRVAAADSA; encoded by the coding sequence ATGAGTGTCTTATCTTCTGCAACCCAGAAACAAGTTGAAGATAATCTCGTTAAAGACGGAGATATAACCGCTGATGCGTTGAAAGCTGCCAAAGCAAAGGCTGAGACAGCTAAAAAACCTCTATTTGGTCTACTCGTTGAAGACGGTTTGGTGGATAACGAGGTGCTTACTAAGGCTATGGCTCAAGCCAGCAAAATACCATACGTGAATCTTACCAACGCCAGAATAAATCCAGACATATTAATGTTATTGCCGCAAGACATAGCCGAGCGCTATATGGCTGTTCCGCTTGGAGAGATGCAGAATCGTCTCGTTGTTGCCATGCTTGACGCCGATAACGTACAGGCGGTTGATTTCTTGGCTAACAAAATCGGACGACCCCTTAAAGTGTATGCAGCCAGCGAAGAAGGTATTCGGAGGGTTTTAAAGCAGTATGATGCTCGTTTAGATACGCAGGTAACCGATGTCTTGGAAGGGAATCAGGCGGGTAAGAAACAGGCGGATCAAGATACTGACGGTGGCAAATCTGATAAGACTCAAGACAAAATTAAAACCATTGTTCAAGATTCTCCAATAAGTAAGGCTTTGTCAGCCATTATGGAATACGCTGCCAAAAACAGAGCCAGCGATATACACATTGAACCAACCGAGCATGAGCTGAAAATACGCTGCCGAATTGACGGAGTTTTGCGTGAGATTATGAAGTTACCGAAAAATACAGAGGCAGCCTTGGTTTCTCGTATAAAGATCCTAGCAAGTCTAAAAATCGATGAACACAGAACACCGCAAGACGGACAGTTCACCATTATGGTTGAAGACCGACCGATTGATCTACGTATTGCAATTTCGCCAGTTGTCTGGGGTGAACAAGTGGTTATTCGTCTGCTTGATAAATCCGGTACCAGTTTTAAGTTAGAGGATATGGGTTATCACGGACGAGCACTGCGAACAATTCGAAAGGGCCTAGAGCGCTCCAATGGTATGGTGCTGACAAGCGGTCCAACCGGATCAGGTAAGTCAACTTCACTTTATGCGTTAATTCAAGAAATCAAAAACGATGCCGTTAACATCGTGACACTGGAAGACCCGGTTGAATATAAGATGGAAGGTATTAATCAGATTCAAGTTAATCCGGAAGTCGGCTTAAACTTTGCGTCTGGCTTACGATCGATATTGCGTCAAGATCCTGACATAGTTATGGTCGGGGAAATTCGTGATAGCGAGACAGCTACGCTTGCGGTACAGGCGGCCTTGACAGGGCATCTTGTGTTCTCGACACTGCATACCAACTCAGCGGCCGGTATTCTTCCTCGATTGCTTGATATGGAAATAGAACCGTTCTTGATAGCCAGTACCGTACATACGGTGATTGGTCAGCGTCTGGTTCGTCGCTTAACTGAAGAAAAAGAAGAACGTCAAGCCACCAAAGCAGAAGTTGAGGCAATTAACTCAACTGTCGGGCATTTGCTGCCAAAAACAGAAGCCGACGTAAAGCAAGTTGCAGAGGATTTAGGTTACGAAAGCTTGCCTCTAAGCGGGCAAAACGCTTATACTTTATTTGAGGGCAAAGAAAGTCCCGAGACACCAGGAGGGTACAAGGGGCGAATGGGTCTGTATGAAGTATTCGATGTTTCTGAAGAGATCCAAGAGCACATTTTAAAACGGTCAACTAGTTCGGATATTCAAAGAACTGCGCAAAAACAAGGCATGATTACCATGCGCGAAGATGGATATTTGAAAGCTCTGGCAGGATATACCTCTATAAACGAAGTAAATCGCGTAGCCGCAGCAGATAGCGCTTAA
- the pilM gene encoding type IV pilus assembly protein PilM → MSILSGVSEFIGLDIGTTAVRAVELQGNKVPKSLIKYAQISVDSKVSMSDSKADQQKLMQTIRDLLAQAKISTKNVAVGLPSQRVFTTVVDIDRLDPSELDKSIRYQADSLIPTPLSESKLDWALLGDSPKDKTKVEVLISSVTNEFVENRLDMLESIGLNVIAFEPDNLALTRAMLPSNATTPHMVLDIGNKSTDLVIAMNGAPRLTRSIPTGAEAIIKSATQNLGVDEKQAEQFVFKFGLGKEKLEGQVYQAIIGTVDVLVNEIDKSIKFFQTRYPNVPIERIVVTGGASALPEFPLYVANKFGISVEIGNAWQNVVFPSERQNELLAVSNHFGVAAGLAERIG, encoded by the coding sequence ATGAGCATATTGAGTGGGGTATCTGAATTTATCGGCTTAGACATTGGCACTACCGCTGTGCGAGCGGTCGAGCTGCAAGGTAATAAGGTGCCGAAGTCTCTAATAAAGTACGCTCAAATTTCGGTTGATAGCAAAGTTTCAATGAGCGACTCAAAAGCCGATCAGCAGAAACTCATGCAAACAATTCGAGATTTATTGGCACAGGCAAAGATATCAACTAAAAATGTTGCGGTCGGATTACCTTCACAACGAGTTTTTACCACGGTAGTAGATATTGACCGGCTTGATCCGTCTGAACTAGACAAATCTATACGATACCAAGCAGATTCTTTAATACCGACTCCGCTCTCTGAATCAAAACTTGACTGGGCATTGCTTGGAGATTCTCCAAAGGACAAGACAAAGGTAGAAGTGTTGATCTCAAGTGTTACTAATGAGTTTGTAGAGAATCGTTTGGACATGCTGGAATCGATCGGTCTTAATGTTATTGCCTTTGAGCCGGATAACCTAGCATTAACTCGAGCCATGCTTCCGTCTAATGCCACGACACCGCACATGGTGCTTGATATTGGTAATAAAAGTACCGATTTGGTCATTGCTATGAACGGTGCGCCACGTTTAACCAGATCTATACCGACGGGTGCTGAAGCAATTATTAAATCAGCTACACAAAATCTTGGGGTTGATGAAAAACAAGCCGAACAGTTTGTATTCAAGTTTGGACTAGGTAAAGAAAAACTAGAGGGGCAGGTGTATCAAGCAATTATTGGCACCGTTGATGTGTTAGTAAATGAGATTGATAAGTCAATAAAATTTTTCCAGACCAGATACCCCAACGTGCCTATAGAACGTATTGTTGTTACAGGGGGCGCTTCAGCTTTGCCGGAGTTCCCACTGTACGTGGCAAACAAATTTGGTATCAGTGTAGAGATAGGTAATGCTTGGCAAAATGTCGTATTCCCGTCTGAGCGGCAAAATGAACTGCTTGCTGTGTCTAACCACTTCGGTGTGGCAGCCGGTTTAGCGGAGAGGATTGGCTAA
- a CDS encoding vitamin K epoxide reductase family protein encodes MPRTKNRAWSIQRSLPFILLIGGAIGLLASFVLTIETINLLKDPSYQPSCSINPLFDCGSAMTKGRASSLGLPDPVVGIAAFSVVITVGVAMLAGARLKRWFWQAFNLGALGGVIFMHWMFFQSLYVLGTLCPFCMVVWGVTIPIFWYVTLYSLREGNLVVPKSLIGLKNFVLLYHKEILVSWFVLLAALVLHEFWYYWQTLLP; translated from the coding sequence ATGCCACGAACAAAAAATCGAGCTTGGAGCATACAACGCAGCTTGCCGTTCATTCTGCTTATTGGTGGAGCAATTGGGCTTTTGGCATCTTTTGTACTTACTATAGAGACAATAAATCTGCTTAAAGATCCGAGCTATCAACCGTCATGCAGTATAAACCCGTTGTTTGACTGCGGTTCGGCTATGACGAAGGGCAGAGCGAGCTCGCTTGGTTTACCAGATCCAGTGGTGGGTATTGCAGCATTTAGTGTTGTTATTACGGTGGGGGTTGCAATGCTTGCTGGTGCGCGGTTAAAAAGGTGGTTTTGGCAAGCCTTTAATTTGGGTGCGCTAGGTGGAGTTATTTTTATGCACTGGATGTTTTTCCAGAGCCTTTATGTATTGGGCACTCTATGTCCGTTTTGCATGGTGGTATGGGGCGTTACCATCCCAATATTTTGGTACGTCACTCTGTACAGCCTGCGTGAGGGCAACTTAGTTGTACCAAAATCGCTTATTGGTCTAAAAAACTTTGTGCTTTTATATCACAAAGAGATTTTGGTGAGTTGGTTTGTACTGTTAGCGGCATTAGTACTGCATGAGTTTTGGTATTACTGGCAGACACTTTTACCTTAG
- the ychF gene encoding redox-regulated ATPase YchF has product MSLNIAIVGLPNVGKSTLFNALTDSSILAANYPFATIEPNTGIVPVPDERLQKLADMYKTQKILPATVTFVDIAGLVAGASKGEGLGNQFLSHIRSCNAICQVVRAFDDLNVLRNESSKDPLHDIEVVNTELILADLQTIEKRLPQTEKAARANPKLKPEFEALKTAHDILDSGQPLFHSTEYSVLSTELKDLQLMTAKPIIYLFNMDEDQLNNETKKQELSKLVSPAQAIFVSAKLEDELRGLDRSDRQEMLESYGQTEPGLHKVIHAAYDVLGLQSYLTAGEKEVRAWTIKKGSTAPQAAGVIHGDFERGFIAAQIIDYDDLVAAGSEAAAKQQGKIRTEGKTYVMQPGDVVEFKFNV; this is encoded by the coding sequence ATGAGTCTTAATATCGCTATCGTGGGGCTGCCGAATGTTGGCAAGAGCACCCTGTTTAATGCGCTGACGGATAGCAGTATTTTGGCTGCTAACTATCCGTTTGCCACTATTGAACCGAACACTGGTATTGTGCCTGTGCCAGATGAGCGTCTGCAAAAACTGGCAGACATGTACAAGACTCAGAAGATACTGCCTGCGACGGTTACTTTTGTCGATATAGCCGGGCTAGTCGCAGGCGCCAGCAAAGGCGAGGGTTTAGGTAACCAATTCTTGAGCCATATCCGCAGCTGCAACGCCATCTGTCAAGTGGTTAGGGCGTTTGATGATTTAAACGTTTTGCGCAACGAGTCCAGTAAGGATCCGCTGCACGATATAGAAGTGGTTAACACAGAGCTGATATTGGCAGACTTGCAAACCATAGAAAAACGCCTACCCCAAACTGAAAAAGCGGCTCGAGCGAATCCAAAACTTAAACCCGAATTTGAAGCATTAAAAACTGCACACGATATACTCGACTCCGGTCAGCCACTTTTTCACAGTACTGAGTACTCAGTACTAAGTACGGAGCTCAAGGATCTGCAGCTCATGACAGCCAAGCCAATTATTTATTTGTTTAATATGGATGAGGACCAGCTTAATAATGAGACCAAAAAACAAGAACTAAGTAAATTAGTGTCCCCTGCTCAAGCAATTTTTGTCAGCGCCAAGCTAGAAGATGAACTGCGCGGTCTTGATAGATCTGACCGGCAAGAAATGTTGGAAAGTTACGGCCAGACTGAGCCAGGATTACACAAAGTTATACACGCTGCCTACGATGTACTGGGATTGCAGAGTTACCTGACGGCGGGCGAAAAAGAGGTTCGTGCCTGGACTATCAAAAAAGGTTCGACAGCTCCCCAAGCAGCCGGCGTGATTCATGGTGATTTTGAACGTGGCTTCATCGCGGCACAAATTATTGATTATGATGACCTTGTGGCTGCCGGTTCAGAAGCTGCAGCTAAACAACAAGGGAAAATCCGCACTGAAGGCAAAACCTACGTTATGCAACCCGGGGATGTCGTTGAGTTCAAGTTTAACGTGTAA
- a CDS encoding phosphoribosyltransferase family protein has product MYFRSRADAGRQLAVKLEQYKNQNISVVALSEGAVIVAAQIAMKLHGNLMLLLTENIYLPGEKDAIASMSSTGTFSYNNMFTAGQLEELTADYHQYIDQKRREKMHELNVLIGHEGEIHPEYLRHHTVILVSDGLPSGASLDVAEAFLKTIAIKKLIIATPNASVPAVDKMHLIGDEICCLNVVANYLDINHYYDDNTVPKTHDLFKMMQNISLHWSKEEQMLEAGD; this is encoded by the coding sequence ATGTATTTCAGGAGTCGAGCTGATGCTGGCCGGCAGTTGGCGGTCAAGTTAGAACAGTATAAAAACCAAAATATTTCCGTCGTGGCACTATCTGAAGGGGCGGTTATTGTTGCTGCCCAAATAGCCATGAAGCTTCATGGCAATTTGATGTTGCTACTGACAGAAAACATCTACCTGCCTGGAGAAAAAGACGCCATTGCGAGTATGAGTTCTACAGGGACATTCTCTTACAACAATATGTTTACCGCTGGACAACTTGAGGAGCTAACTGCTGATTATCATCAATATATCGATCAAAAACGCCGCGAAAAAATGCATGAATTAAATGTACTTATTGGGCATGAGGGCGAGATACATCCGGAGTATCTGCGTCATCACACGGTTATTTTAGTGTCGGACGGCTTGCCTAGTGGAGCTTCACTCGACGTTGCCGAAGCGTTTCTAAAAACCATCGCAATAAAAAAGCTTATTATTGCAACCCCAAACGCCAGTGTGCCAGCGGTAGATAAGATGCATTTAATCGGTGATGAGATTTGTTGTTTGAACGTGGTTGCTAATTATCTAGACATTAATCACTATTATGACGACAATACTGTACCTAAAACTCACGATCTGTTTAAGATGATGCAAAACATTTCGCTTCATTGGTCGAAAGAGGAGCAGATGTTAGAGGCTGGAGATTAG
- a CDS encoding PH domain-containing protein gives MVTMESVLRQFRRLGIKPSFWTKGEVNELHNILVPGEELAHVVKGWYEGGFALLCATNHRVLLVDKKPFFLTVEDLRYDMIVEVKYQYQLMDASVCFTYARKSLDFKSWDKERLQDLVAYVRQCTLEVKLRSDEDYAQRTHLTPAEAPSLAENLPQQVESDKPQTAGIPPELLAPPVETQTPQVPPEPKQPIRSWTRNPYQTSQQLLRRNKASRFVTQSQVNQP, from the coding sequence ATGGTTACTATGGAATCGGTACTCAGACAATTTCGCCGTTTGGGTATTAAGCCAAGTTTTTGGACAAAAGGTGAGGTGAACGAACTTCATAATATATTGGTTCCTGGGGAGGAACTGGCTCACGTTGTAAAGGGTTGGTATGAAGGCGGGTTTGCCCTGCTTTGTGCGACTAACCACCGAGTGTTGTTGGTTGATAAAAAACCATTTTTCCTGACGGTTGAAGATTTGCGTTACGATATGATTGTCGAAGTAAAATACCAGTACCAATTAATGGATGCATCGGTTTGCTTTACATATGCTCGTAAAAGCCTTGATTTTAAGAGTTGGGATAAAGAGCGGTTGCAGGATTTGGTCGCTTATGTGCGACAGTGTACTTTGGAAGTAAAGCTGCGGAGCGATGAGGATTATGCGCAGCGCACGCATCTAACACCAGCAGAGGCGCCCAGTTTAGCTGAAAATTTACCGCAACAAGTTGAAAGCGATAAGCCTCAAACGGCCGGTATACCGCCTGAACTACTTGCACCACCGGTTGAAACACAGACGCCTCAGGTGCCACCAGAGCCAAAGCAGCCAATTCGAAGCTGGACAAGGAACCCCTATCAGACCAGCCAACAATTATTACGACGTAATAAGGCATCGCGTTTTGTGACGCAAAGCCAGGTAAACCAACCGTAG
- a CDS encoding Crp/Fnr family transcriptional regulator, which yields MMATPHQFEDLVETFGRGTKLEFQKGEFIIRPGDTPPGVFYIESGLVKAYDITKYGEENLLIVRKEKEIFPLIWAITGQERRIIYEALVPTVLRRLSRKQFLEHLETYPEGLRIILDMTMEMYRIHSERILNLEYRSVRERLISFMLTMSNRFGEKTDGGIVIRVPLRRQDIASSISASRESTGKELTLLEKQKLISTKALFITIHDKTKLREFL from the coding sequence ATGATGGCTACACCTCATCAATTTGAAGATCTTGTGGAAACTTTTGGTCGTGGCACGAAACTAGAGTTTCAAAAAGGTGAATTTATTATACGCCCAGGTGATACACCGCCGGGCGTTTTTTATATAGAATCAGGTCTGGTCAAAGCCTACGATATAACCAAATACGGCGAAGAAAACCTTCTTATTGTCAGAAAAGAAAAAGAGATATTCCCACTTATCTGGGCGATAACCGGCCAAGAAAGACGCATTATTTATGAAGCACTGGTGCCGACCGTACTAAGACGCTTAAGCCGAAAACAATTTCTGGAGCACCTCGAAACTTATCCAGAGGGATTACGGATAATTCTAGATATGACTATGGAAATGTACCGTATACATTCCGAACGGATCTTAAACTTAGAGTATCGTTCCGTACGAGAACGACTAATTTCATTTATGCTCACTATGTCCAATCGTTTCGGCGAAAAAACAGACGGCGGTATAGTCATCAGAGTACCTCTTCGCCGTCAAGATATTGCTAGTTCTATTAGTGCATCACGGGAATCTACCGGCAAAGAACTAACCCTACTGGAAAAACAAAAACTCATAAGCACCAAAGCTCTTTTTATCACCATACACGATAAGACTAAGCTACGTGAGTTCTTATAG
- a CDS encoding TlyA family RNA methyltransferase, whose product MKRQRLDQAIVAKGLIATRSQAESYIKLGHVSVDKQVVRKPGQFVTDGQKIDLKIDQQYVSRAGLKLAAVADKFQLNFHDKVVLDVGSSTGGFTDYALRHGAKKVIAVDVGTNQLHPNLRTNPNVELHEQTDIRNVRLRQAENEAVGDEKGVHIDIPDIIVIDVSFISLRDVLPHVSMLMSPNSILVAMAKPQFEAQAAGLKHRGVIKNDKMRRETLQHLESWIKKLFIIAEKADSEIAGAKGNQERFYLLKKTQ is encoded by the coding sequence ATGAAGCGACAGAGGCTTGATCAGGCAATTGTAGCCAAAGGTCTTATTGCAACTAGAAGCCAGGCTGAAAGCTACATTAAGCTTGGGCACGTTAGCGTTGACAAGCAGGTTGTACGAAAGCCAGGGCAGTTTGTGACCGATGGTCAGAAGATCGACTTAAAAATTGATCAGCAATATGTTTCGCGCGCTGGGCTAAAGCTAGCAGCAGTGGCTGATAAATTTCAGCTTAATTTTCATGACAAGGTAGTGCTGGATGTCGGATCTAGCACTGGTGGATTTACCGATTATGCACTTAGACATGGCGCTAAAAAAGTCATTGCTGTAGATGTTGGCACAAATCAGCTACACCCTAATTTACGTACTAACCCGAACGTTGAGTTACACGAACAAACCGACATTAGGAATGTCCGGCTGCGCCAAGCTGAGAATGAAGCAGTGGGTGATGAGAAGGGTGTACACATTGACATACCAGACATTATAGTCATCGACGTCAGCTTTATCTCACTGCGTGATGTACTGCCTCATGTCTCAATGCTCATGTCTCCTAACTCAATCCTTGTCGCCATGGCAAAACCACAGTTCGAAGCTCAGGCTGCAGGGCTCAAGCATAGGGGTGTTATTAAGAACGATAAAATGCGCCGAGAGACGCTCCAACACCTTGAGAGTTGGATAAAAAAGTTGTTCATTATTGCCGAAAAGGCCGATTCTGAGATTGCCGGTGCTAAGGGCAACCAAGAGCGGTTTTATCTATTAAAAAAGACGCAATAA
- a CDS encoding 2'-5' RNA ligase family protein — MGQYLIVYMVDPVKVGQRFTLWPLHVTLLPWFEAPDGKAVEACVRVATNSTRPCSVSTTERGYYGLKGNLPVMKLEITSQLQTLHKTLLSAVEEQGWEVKGRYIGNNYTPHITQKAGRGFEGELNIDTIHIAEAQSQGYRQIIAEVKL; from the coding sequence ATGGGACAGTACTTAATTGTTTATATGGTCGATCCTGTTAAAGTCGGACAGCGATTTACGTTATGGCCGTTGCATGTAACCTTATTGCCCTGGTTTGAGGCACCGGACGGGAAAGCAGTTGAAGCTTGCGTTCGTGTCGCAACAAACAGTACTAGACCCTGTTCTGTTTCAACTACAGAGCGTGGTTATTACGGCCTAAAAGGTAACTTACCGGTTATGAAACTAGAAATCACATCCCAACTGCAGACACTGCACAAAACCTTGCTTAGTGCTGTTGAGGAGCAAGGATGGGAAGTGAAGGGCAGGTATATCGGTAATAACTATACCCCTCACATAACCCAAAAAGCAGGTCGTGGTTTTGAAGGTGAACTGAATATAGACACGATTCATATAGCAGAGGCTCAATCGCAAGGTTACCGTCAGATTATTGCCGAGGTTAAGTTATGA
- the efp gene encoding elongation factor P, producing MLRPTDLKKGQIFQMDGTPYRVVEYAQKVMGRGGSIVNVKIKSLIDGRVLDRTLKGNESIEPADVINKSVQYLYNDAAKFYFMDEDTYDQFELFAEDVADKTGFLKEGDKVQAQLFDGQVINIELPKNVPLKVTYAEDVVKGDTTSSVQKDATLETDITVKVPAFVKVGDIISVDTSTGTYRERVK from the coding sequence ATGTTGAGACCAACCGATCTAAAAAAAGGACAGATATTCCAGATGGACGGTACACCGTATCGGGTGGTGGAGTATGCTCAAAAAGTTATGGGTCGTGGTGGTTCCATCGTTAACGTTAAGATAAAAAGCTTGATTGACGGCAGGGTGCTGGATAGAACTCTAAAAGGTAACGAGTCGATTGAGCCGGCAGACGTTATCAATAAGAGTGTCCAGTATCTTTATAATGACGCTGCCAAGTTTTATTTTATGGACGAAGACACGTACGACCAGTTTGAATTATTTGCTGAAGATGTGGCAGATAAAACCGGCTTCTTAAAAGAGGGCGATAAAGTACAAGCTCAGCTGTTTGATGGGCAAGTTATAAATATAGAGTTGCCCAAAAATGTCCCGCTAAAAGTTACTTACGCTGAAGATGTGGTCAAAGGCGACACTACTAGCAGCGTACAAAAAGATGCGACGCTTGAGACAGACATTACCGTAAAAGTACCGGCTTTTGTTAAAGTTGGTGACATCATTAGTGTGGATACTTCCACTGGCACTTACCGCGAACGTGTAAAATAA
- the rpsR gene encoding 30S ribosomal protein S18, whose amino-acid sequence MAKIFKNRTDVPYFDYKDFKTLQRYVNQYGQIETRKKTGLKEHEQRRLAVAIKRARHLALLPFVASN is encoded by the coding sequence ATGGCTAAGATTTTCAAGAACAGAACAGACGTACCGTATTTTGACTACAAGGACTTTAAGACCTTGCAGCGATACGTAAACCAGTATGGTCAGATCGAGACTCGTAAGAAAACCGGTCTCAAAGAGCATGAACAGCGCCGATTAGCGGTTGCTATTAAGCGCGCTCGGCATCTAGCATTGCTACCGTTTGTAGCATCTAATTAG
- the ssb gene encoding single-stranded DNA-binding protein, giving the protein MAKGFNKVILMGNLTRDPETRTTPNGQSVTNFGLAVNRTWRGQDGSQQENVSFIDCVAWAKAGEIIAQYLHKGRPVLVSGRLEQRSWEQDGQKRSKVEVIVEDFNFVDGGGGSNNSGDDSGQPQSSAPKQSKSTKKDDVVIEDIGDEPINLDDIPF; this is encoded by the coding sequence ATGGCAAAAGGATTTAACAAAGTAATCTTAATGGGCAATCTTACCCGTGATCCTGAAACGCGGACAACGCCTAACGGGCAAAGTGTCACAAACTTTGGCTTGGCAGTTAATCGCACCTGGCGCGGCCAGGATGGCAGCCAGCAAGAGAATGTAAGTTTTATTGACTGTGTTGCTTGGGCAAAAGCAGGCGAAATCATTGCTCAGTATTTACATAAGGGTCGTCCAGTTCTCGTCAGTGGTCGCTTAGAGCAGCGTAGCTGGGAACAGGACGGGCAAAAGCGTAGCAAGGTAGAAGTAATCGTAGAGGACTTCAACTTTGTTGATGGTGGCGGTGGCAGCAACAACAGTGGTGATGACAGTGGTCAACCACAATCTAGTGCACCAAAGCAGAGCAAGAGCACGAAGAAAGACGATGTTGTTATTGAGGATATTGGTGATGAGCCAATTAATCTTGACGACATCCCGTTCTAG
- the rpsF gene encoding 30S ribosomal protein S6, whose product MNQYEIAVLYHPDLEVDLTKAEERVKKIITNNGGTIKSTDNWGKRKLAYPIAKQEHAVYVFYTVEMPGEGVQKVESNLNITDEVIRYLIVRPDLKAIAKAEAAKADKAKKAAERGDKSDDTDNQNDEA is encoded by the coding sequence TTGAACCAATACGAAATTGCAGTATTGTATCACCCTGATCTGGAGGTCGATTTGACCAAGGCAGAGGAGCGGGTGAAAAAAATCATCACCAATAACGGCGGCACTATAAAGTCTACCGATAACTGGGGTAAGCGTAAGTTGGCATATCCAATTGCCAAGCAAGAGCACGCCGTCTACGTTTTTTACACCGTAGAAATGCCCGGTGAGGGTGTACAAAAAGTTGAGAGCAATCTTAACATAACGGACGAAGTTATTCGTTATTTGATTGTCCGTCCAGATCTCAAGGCAATTGCTAAGGCCGAAGCTGCCAAAGCAGATAAAGCCAAGAAAGCTGCTGAGCGCGGCGATAAAAGTGACGACACAGACAATCAAAACGACGAGGCATAG